In a single window of the Prinia subflava isolate CZ2003 ecotype Zambia chromosome 3, Cam_Psub_1.2, whole genome shotgun sequence genome:
- the GJB2 gene encoding gap junction beta-2 protein — MDWGTLQAVLGGVNKHSTSIGKIWLTVLFIFRIMILVVAAERVWGDEQQDFVCNTLQPGCRNVCYDHFFPISHIRLWALQLIFVSTPALLVAMHVAYTRHEKKRRFRNGEKIDIEELKNAKIHIRGPLWWTYTSSIFFRLVFEAIFMYVFYYMYDGYQMPRLVKCSAWPCPNTVDCFVSRPTEKTTFTIFMLAVSGICMMLNLAELCYLVIKICMKESRKTTALK; from the coding sequence ATGGACTGGGGAACTCTGCAGGCTGTCTTAGGAGGTGTAAATAAGCACTCCACCAGTATCGGGAAGATATGGCTCACAGTCCTCTTCATCTTCCGTATCATGATCCTGGTTGTGGCTGCAGAGAGGGTCTGGGGAGATGAACAACAAGATTTTGTCTGCAACACGCTtcagcctggctgcagaaatGTTTGCTATGATCACTTTTTCCCCATCTCTCACATCAGACTCTGGGCCCTGCAGCTGATCTTTGTCTCCACACCTGCACTGCTGGTGGCCATGCACGTGGCTTACACTAGGCATGAGAAGAAAAGGCGGTTCAGAAATGGTGAGAAAATTGATATTGAAGAGCTAAAAAATGCAAAGATTCACATCCGGGGCCCCTTGTGGTGGACGTACACCAGCAGCATCTTCTTCAGACTGGTCTTTGAGGCCATCTTCATGTACGTGTTCTATTACATGTACGATGGCTACCAGATGCCCCGCCTGGTGAAGTGCAGCGCTTGGCCCTGCCCCAACACCGTGGATTGTTTTGTGTCTCGGCCCACTGAGAAAACCACCTTTACTATTTTCATGCTTGCTGTATCTGGGATCTGCATGATGTTGAATCTGGCTGAGTTGTGCTACCTAGTGATAAAAATTTGCATGAAAGAATCCAGGAAGACAACAGCTTTGAAATAA